Proteins from one Mycobacterium sp. EPa45 genomic window:
- a CDS encoding acyl-CoA dehydrogenase family protein has translation MDFSFTEDQETVGKVARQLFEHRATPEHLTELESGEVRYDAALWSELASADLLGISLPESVGGSGGGFLELGVLLAEVGWSVAPVPVYSTLVLGADTIARQGDSALKDKYLPGVVDGSTILTAALAEPGNSDPAAPRVTTAQRDGDGWRIDGVKELVPSAQLADAILVSALADDGPALFAVDSDATGLEVSPVNTTNGEPYADVTLTGVTGRRLDGDRSPDAVRALHTRALVGLCAMQVGVTERALRLAASYTTEREQFGRPIGSFQAVQQRMADAFIDTEAIRWTTWHAAWLIDEERPAEREAAIAKFWAAEAGARVVATAQQVHGGMGIDITYPLSRYFLWGKQIELALGSASQQLARLGNTYSEGTR, from the coding sequence ATGGATTTCTCTTTTACCGAGGACCAGGAGACCGTCGGCAAGGTCGCGCGCCAGCTCTTCGAGCATCGCGCGACACCTGAGCACCTCACCGAACTGGAGTCGGGTGAGGTGCGCTACGACGCCGCGTTGTGGAGCGAACTCGCCTCGGCCGACCTCCTCGGTATCTCACTGCCCGAATCAGTAGGCGGCAGTGGCGGCGGTTTCCTCGAACTCGGTGTACTGCTTGCCGAGGTGGGCTGGAGCGTCGCACCGGTACCGGTGTACTCCACGCTCGTACTCGGCGCCGACACCATTGCGCGCCAGGGGGATTCGGCGCTTAAGGACAAATACCTGCCAGGTGTGGTCGACGGCAGTACGATCCTCACCGCCGCGCTCGCTGAGCCGGGCAATTCGGACCCGGCGGCACCGCGCGTCACCACCGCACAGCGTGACGGCGACGGATGGCGGATCGACGGCGTGAAAGAGCTGGTGCCCTCCGCCCAGTTGGCCGACGCCATCCTGGTGTCTGCGCTCGCCGACGACGGACCGGCCCTGTTCGCCGTCGACTCCGATGCCACCGGCCTCGAGGTCTCCCCGGTCAACACCACCAACGGTGAACCGTACGCGGACGTCACGCTCACCGGCGTGACCGGTCGTCGTCTCGACGGCGACCGGAGTCCCGACGCCGTGCGTGCGCTGCACACCCGCGCGCTTGTCGGTCTATGCGCCATGCAGGTAGGTGTCACCGAGCGCGCACTACGACTCGCGGCGTCGTACACCACCGAGCGCGAGCAGTTCGGCCGTCCGATCGGCTCTTTCCAGGCGGTACAACAGCGGATGGCCGATGCCTTCATCGACACCGAGGCGATCCGCTGGACCACCTGGCACGCGGCCTGGTTGATCGACGAGGAGCGGCCGGCCGAACGTGAGGCCGCGATCGCCAAGTTCTGGGCGGCCGAGGCCGGCGCGCGCGTCGTCGCCACCGCCCAGCAGGTTCACGGTGGCATGGGTATCGACATCACCTATCCGCTATCTCGTTACTTCCTGTGGGGCAAGCAGATCGAGCTCGCACTCGGTTCCGCGTCCCAGCAGCTGGCCCGCCTCGGCAACACATATTCGGAAGGAACCCGATGA
- a CDS encoding Zn-ribbon domain-containing OB-fold protein, which produces MANRLAPSISPDTEFFWSGLKEHELRIQRCTDCQTLRVPPRPMCGNCQSLNWDYVVSTGRGTVYSFVMPQYPPLPFLQYPYVVALIELDEGVRIVSNLCEIDPADIKTDMSVEVFYDTFEALPSGEELVLHQFRPAS; this is translated from the coding sequence GTGGCCAATCGACTCGCTCCCTCGATCAGCCCCGACACCGAGTTCTTCTGGTCGGGCCTCAAGGAACACGAGCTCAGAATCCAGCGGTGCACCGACTGTCAGACGTTGCGAGTGCCGCCGCGCCCGATGTGCGGCAACTGCCAGTCGCTGAATTGGGATTACGTGGTATCCACCGGCCGCGGAACGGTTTACAGCTTCGTGATGCCACAGTATCCGCCACTGCCGTTTCTTCAGTACCCCTACGTTGTCGCACTCATCGAACTCGACGAGGGGGTTCGTATCGTCTCGAACCTGTGCGAGATCGACCCGGCCGATATCAAAACGGATATGTCGGTCGAAGTCTTCTACGACACCTTCGAAGCCCTGCCCAGCGGAGAGGAATTGGTTCTACACCAATTCCGGCCCGCATCCTGA
- a CDS encoding MaoC family dehydratase N-terminal domain-containing protein — protein MTNTTDEGLRAKLDALIGQPISSGQPVRSPDPVNAPMIRHWAYALSDFNPAYLDEDFAKNSRHGGLVSPPVMLQTWTMAPPKIEGILERDGVPIELGENPLQFLSDAGYTGIVATNSEFEIERYPRVGDDLTAETVFETISDEKKTAMGTGFFVTWITTYRNQDGEVIGRQRFRTLRFKKGE, from the coding sequence GCTCATCGGTCAACCGATCAGCTCGGGCCAGCCTGTACGTTCGCCAGATCCGGTGAACGCGCCCATGATCCGCCACTGGGCGTACGCGCTCAGTGACTTCAACCCTGCATACCTGGACGAGGATTTCGCGAAGAATTCGCGCCACGGTGGGCTGGTGTCCCCGCCGGTCATGCTGCAGACGTGGACCATGGCGCCGCCCAAAATCGAGGGCATCCTGGAACGCGACGGCGTGCCTATCGAGCTCGGTGAGAATCCACTGCAGTTCCTCAGCGACGCCGGATACACCGGCATCGTCGCAACGAACTCGGAGTTCGAGATCGAGCGCTACCCGCGGGTCGGTGACGACCTGACTGCCGAAACCGTTTTCGAAACCATCTCCGACGAGAAGAAGACCGCGATGGGTACCGGGTTCTTCGTCACCTGGATCACGACATACCGCAATCAGGACGGCGAAGTCATCGGACGCCAGCGCTTCCGGACGCTGCGGTTCAAGAAGGGCGAATGA